A region of Lacinutrix sp. Hel_I_90 DNA encodes the following proteins:
- a CDS encoding SDR family oxidoreductase — MSKVILITGGSSGIGKSIGEYLTKYGFKVYGTSRSPEKYTNHPFKIVGLDVKDMKSINSAVAEVIAKEGQLDVVINNAGVGITGPIEEIPEAEIQHNFDTNLFGPIKVIKAVLPQMRKQNSGLIINITSIAGYMGLPYRGIYSASKGALELLTEAFRIELKDFNINMTNIAPGDFATNIAAGRFHAPLKEDSPYKKYGSVLQDIDDHVNKSSDPVHVSKMVLKVINTKRPRTHYKVGAFMQKFSIVLKFILPDRVYEKMLINHYKL, encoded by the coding sequence ATGTCTAAAGTTATTTTAATTACAGGAGGTTCTTCAGGAATTGGGAAATCTATTGGCGAGTATTTAACCAAGTATGGTTTTAAGGTGTATGGTACGAGCCGAAGTCCGGAAAAGTACACGAATCATCCATTTAAAATTGTTGGCTTAGATGTAAAAGATATGAAATCCATTAATAGCGCTGTCGCGGAAGTTATTGCGAAAGAAGGTCAGCTTGATGTTGTTATTAATAACGCCGGAGTAGGCATTACCGGACCAATTGAAGAAATTCCTGAAGCAGAAATTCAACATAACTTTGATACCAATCTTTTCGGACCTATAAAGGTTATAAAAGCTGTTTTACCTCAAATGAGAAAACAAAATTCTGGTTTGATTATTAATATCACCTCAATTGCAGGCTATATGGGCTTACCTTATCGTGGTATTTATAGTGCTAGTAAAGGTGCTTTGGAATTGCTCACAGAAGCCTTCAGAATAGAATTAAAAGATTTCAATATTAATATGACTAATATTGCGCCTGGTGATTTTGCTACAAATATTGCTGCTGGCCGTTTTCATGCACCTTTAAAAGAAGACTCGCCCTATAAAAAATATGGAAGTGTGTTGCAGGATATAGATGATCATGTGAATAAAAGTAGCGATCCTGTGCACGTTTCTAAAATGGTACTTAAAGTCATTAATACTAAAAGACCACGAACACATTATAAAGTAGGTGCTTTTATGCAGAAATTCTCGATTGTATTAAAATTTATATTACCAGATAGAGTGTATGAAAAAATGTTGATTAACCATTATAAACTGTAA
- a CDS encoding glutaminyl-peptide cyclotransferase encodes MNMFKYLTLIFLASFLSNCGSGAKQKNFNIRTNTTNNTIALNEQLVLSISNPKDLEIESVTYTLNGETITETTTLDHVKLGQQEIKALVNYDGETETVTQNISIVNNEAPKVFAYEIINTYPHDITSYTQGLEFYNGELYESTGQKGESKLRKVNYKTGEVLENVALASQYFGEGLTVLNNKIYQLTWQSGKGFVYNANTFERTSTFKYGESKEGWGICNDGRLLYKSDGTEKIWTLNPESLVETGHIQVYTNKGKIGQLNELEWINGKIYANIYQKNGVVIINPENGATEAVIDFSPLKKEVTQHKGLDVLNGIAYNPETQTIFVTGKRWDKLFEVKIIEK; translated from the coding sequence ATGAACATGTTTAAATACCTTACACTCATATTTTTAGCCAGTTTTTTATCAAACTGCGGTAGTGGAGCGAAGCAAAAAAATTTCAATATAAGAACAAATACGACCAATAATACCATTGCTTTAAATGAACAATTAGTACTTTCTATTTCAAATCCGAAGGATTTAGAGATTGAATCTGTTACCTATACTTTAAATGGGGAGACCATTACCGAAACAACAACATTAGACCATGTGAAATTAGGACAGCAAGAAATAAAAGCCCTTGTAAACTATGATGGTGAAACCGAAACGGTAACTCAAAATATTTCTATTGTAAATAATGAGGCTCCTAAAGTATTCGCTTACGAAATTATAAATACCTATCCTCATGATATTACTTCTTATACCCAAGGTTTGGAGTTTTACAATGGTGAACTCTATGAAAGCACTGGACAAAAAGGAGAATCAAAACTCCGAAAAGTAAATTATAAAACAGGTGAAGTACTAGAAAATGTTGCTTTAGCCAGTCAGTATTTTGGTGAAGGTTTAACGGTTTTAAATAATAAAATATATCAACTAACCTGGCAAAGTGGCAAAGGCTTTGTTTATAATGCTAATACTTTTGAGCGTACCAGCACCTTCAAATATGGAGAAAGCAAAGAAGGCTGGGGTATTTGTAATGATGGGAGGCTGCTATATAAAAGTGATGGAACAGAAAAGATCTGGACGTTAAACCCTGAAAGTTTGGTTGAAACAGGACATATTCAAGTCTATACTAACAAAGGGAAAATAGGCCAGCTTAATGAGCTAGAATGGATTAATGGTAAAATTTACGCCAATATCTACCAAAAAAATGGTGTGGTTATTATTAATCCTGAAAATGGTGCAACCGAAGCAGTAATTGACTTCTCGCCACTTAAAAAAGAAGTGACACAACATAAAGGCTTAGATGTTTTAAATGGCATAGCCTATAATCCAGAGACTCAAACCATTTTTGTAACTGGAAAACGTTGGGATAAACTTTTTGAGGTCAAAATCATAGAAAAATAG
- a CDS encoding carboxypeptidase-like regulatory domain-containing protein produces MRTSIHLSIPKPCYEDWNNMSPNEKGRYCCACEKTVYDFTNKTDEYIVKSFKKNGQVCGRFKSTQLDRELAYSAKESRHYFSYAASALFAFVALGTNNAAAQGQNNLIKETSISPNPAKGKMAQSILKEKVISGTILDEAGLPLPGVTICIIGTDKKTQSDFDGFFKLKVSKNTFLKASYIGYHSEKTTVTEKREYNFKMNINEHDCNSVVIVAGYPERHNNWKKKDERKEQKILKTQKRNDKREKIRNKNLKRTRLGQLLFKMTSIFRNRE; encoded by the coding sequence ATGAGAACATCCATACACTTATCTATACCAAAGCCTTGCTATGAGGATTGGAATAACATGTCTCCAAATGAAAAAGGAAGATATTGTTGTGCTTGTGAAAAAACTGTTTATGATTTTACCAATAAAACAGACGAGTATATTGTAAAAAGCTTTAAGAAAAACGGACAGGTTTGTGGTCGTTTTAAAAGCACGCAACTCGACAGAGAATTAGCTTACAGTGCCAAAGAAAGTAGGCACTATTTCTCATATGCTGCTTCTGCCCTCTTTGCTTTTGTCGCTTTAGGAACAAATAATGCTGCTGCTCAAGGACAAAATAATCTTATTAAAGAAACTTCTATTAGCCCTAATCCGGCAAAAGGAAAAATGGCACAATCTATTTTAAAAGAAAAAGTGATTTCTGGAACTATTTTAGATGAAGCAGGTCTACCATTACCCGGTGTGACCATTTGTATTATTGGAACTGATAAAAAAACGCAAAGTGATTTTGATGGTTTTTTTAAATTAAAAGTAAGTAAAAACACCTTTTTAAAGGCCTCTTATATTGGGTATCATTCAGAAAAAACTACAGTAACAGAAAAAAGAGAATATAATTTTAAAATGAATATTAATGAGCATGATTGTAATAGCGTAGTAATAGTTGCTGGTTATCCCGAAAGACATAATAATTGGAAGAAAAAAGACGAAAGAAAAGAACAAAAAATCTTAAAAACACAAAAACGAAATGATAAAAGAGAAAAAATTAGAAATAAAAACCTTAAAAGAACAAGGCTTGGCCAACTTCTTTTTAAGATGACTTCAATTTTTAGAAATAGGGAATAA
- a CDS encoding thioesterase family protein, whose product MHTFTKTITVTKDDLDELNHVNNVRYVQWVNDIAKAHWLQSASTTIVANYFWVLVSHTIQYKRAAVLNDKILIKTYVVSSNGATSTRLVEMYNKTSNRLLATSETNWCFMSSQTQKPTRITEEVKALFS is encoded by the coding sequence TTGCATACATTCACTAAAACAATAACCGTTACTAAAGATGATCTTGACGAACTCAATCATGTCAATAACGTACGTTATGTACAATGGGTTAACGACATTGCTAAAGCACACTGGTTACAAAGTGCTTCAACAACCATAGTAGCAAATTATTTCTGGGTATTGGTTTCGCATACCATTCAGTATAAAAGAGCCGCTGTTTTAAACGACAAGATTCTCATAAAAACATATGTTGTCTCATCTAATGGTGCAACTTCAACACGACTAGTAGAGATGTATAACAAAACATCAAACAGGCTTCTGGCGACTTCAGAAACGAACTGGTGTTTTATGAGTAGTCAAACTCAAAAACCAACCCGCATTACAGAAGAAGTTAAAGCTCTCTTTTCATAA
- a CDS encoding FG-GAP-like repeat-containing protein, whose product MLRIFTLLALCVFTFGHTQLSFEDNATAKGVGYAYGDSTYGGGVSFCDFNGDGWDDLTYSTTDGETLKFFQNNNGTFMEVDLGIPNTHRVKQVLWVDYDNDGDKDFMATSISDVNKYYRNNGDMTFTDVTITIGFFTENLFTYGISFGDIDNDGDLDAFISNRDDQTLNQYSYLYRNNGNGTFTDISSTAGIFLGNQLSFCSAFFDYDNDGDQDIYVANDKTPNKNRLYQNNGSGVFTDVSDDSGAGVAIDAMSTTIGDYNNDGWFDIYVTNTTAGNYHFLNNGDGTFTNVAPTIGTAMESIAWGAVFLDADNDADLDLYVSSSMTGAVPNRLPSAFYENDGTGNYAIPSSVGFANDNRKSFSNAIGDFNNDGLPDIVVMNDTDNYFLWENKTINTNNYVKVKLVGVASNKDGIGSKIEVSISGNKQYRYTLAGEGYIAQNSGTEMIGLGSATTLDYVKVTWPSGTEDILSNVTANQTLTIVEGSTLSVDSFEKGKLSLSPNPTNGVVSINNLSDDLKLKIYTVLGKQLAVKNLSASRTTVDLSSYPKGIYLFQLEDAKGNTTTKKVVLK is encoded by the coding sequence ATGTTAAGAATATTTACATTATTAGCGCTTTGCGTATTTACTTTTGGCCATACTCAATTGTCTTTTGAAGATAATGCTACAGCAAAAGGAGTTGGTTATGCTTATGGCGATTCCACTTACGGCGGAGGTGTCTCATTCTGTGACTTTAATGGTGATGGATGGGACGATTTGACCTATTCTACGACAGACGGAGAAACTTTAAAATTCTTCCAAAATAATAATGGGACATTTATGGAAGTAGATTTGGGGATTCCTAATACACATAGGGTAAAACAAGTCCTTTGGGTAGATTATGACAATGATGGCGATAAAGATTTTATGGCTACCAGTATTTCAGATGTCAACAAATATTACAGGAATAATGGTGATATGACTTTTACTGATGTAACTATAACTATAGGTTTTTTTACTGAAAATTTATTTACTTATGGTATTTCATTTGGTGATATAGACAATGATGGAGATTTAGATGCTTTCATTTCAAATCGGGATGATCAGACTTTAAATCAGTATAGTTATTTATACCGAAACAATGGTAATGGAACATTTACTGATATTAGCAGCACAGCAGGTATTTTCTTAGGGAATCAATTATCATTCTGTTCTGCATTTTTTGACTATGATAATGATGGAGATCAGGACATATATGTTGCAAATGATAAAACACCAAATAAAAACAGATTGTATCAAAATAATGGCTCTGGTGTTTTTACAGATGTTTCAGATGATAGTGGGGCAGGGGTAGCGATTGACGCGATGTCAACCACGATTGGCGATTATAATAATGACGGTTGGTTTGATATTTATGTGACGAATACAACAGCAGGAAACTATCATTTTCTTAATAACGGTGATGGTACCTTTACTAATGTAGCGCCAACCATTGGAACCGCTATGGAAAGCATTGCTTGGGGAGCTGTTTTTTTAGATGCAGATAACGATGCCGATTTAGATTTGTATGTAAGTAGCTCTATGACTGGTGCTGTTCCCAACAGACTACCTTCTGCATTTTATGAAAATGATGGCACAGGTAATTATGCGATTCCTTCAAGTGTTGGTTTTGCTAACGATAATAGAAAGAGTTTTTCTAATGCCATAGGTGATTTCAATAATGATGGATTACCAGATATTGTAGTCATGAATGACACAGATAACTACTTTTTATGGGAAAATAAGACTATAAATACTAATAATTACGTAAAGGTGAAATTAGTAGGAGTTGCTAGTAATAAAGATGGTATTGGTTCTAAAATTGAAGTTTCTATTAGTGGTAATAAACAATACAGATATACGCTTGCTGGCGAAGGTTATATTGCTCAAAATTCAGGAACAGAAATGATTGGATTGGGAAGCGCAACGACTTTAGATTATGTTAAAGTAACGTGGCCAAGCGGCACTGAGGATATCCTTAGTAATGTCACTGCTAACCAAACATTAACTATTGTCGAAGGGAGTACTTTGTCTGTAGACTCCTTTGAAAAAGGAAAACTAAGTCTATCTCCTAACCCAACCAATGGAGTAGTATCAATAAATAACTTATCTGATGATTTAAAATTAAAAATCTACACTGTTTTAGGTAAGCAATTAGCTGTTAAAAATTTATCTGCTTCAAGAACTACAGTTGATCTCAGTAGTTATCCAAAAGGTATTTATTTGTTTCAATTGGAAGATGCAAAAGGCAATACGACGACTAAGAAAGTAGTGTTGAAGTAA
- the glyA gene encoding serine hydroxymethyltransferase: MQRDEQIFELIQAEKERQLNGLELIASENFVSEQVMEAAGSVLTNKYAEGYPGKRYYGGCEVVDEVELIAIDRAKTLFGAAYANVQPHSGSQANTAVYHACLNPGDKILGFDLSHGGHLTHGSPVNFSGKLYNPVFYGVEEATGVLNYDKIQEIATREKPQMIIAGASAYSRDIDFKRFREIADSVGALLLGDVSHPAGLIAKGILNDPIPYCHIVTTTTHKTLRGPRGGMILMGKDFENPFGQKLKNGNLKMMSSLLDSGVFPGNQGGPLEHIIAAKAIAFGEALTDEFMHYMLQVKKNAEAMANAFVEKGYKIISGGTDNHMMLIDLRNKKITGKEAEQALVKADITVNKNMVPFDDKSPFVTSGIRVGTAAITTRGLKEHDMQGIVDLIDEVITNHDNSDVLESVAVKVNAMMSNLPLFNG; this comes from the coding sequence ATGCAACGCGACGAACAAATATTTGAACTTATCCAAGCAGAAAAAGAACGACAACTTAATGGTTTAGAGCTCATAGCCTCAGAAAACTTTGTAAGTGAACAGGTTATGGAAGCTGCAGGCTCTGTTTTAACTAATAAATATGCTGAAGGTTATCCTGGAAAGCGCTATTATGGTGGCTGTGAAGTCGTTGATGAAGTAGAGCTAATAGCCATAGATCGAGCAAAAACATTGTTTGGTGCTGCTTATGCAAACGTACAACCACATTCAGGAAGTCAGGCAAACACGGCTGTTTATCATGCCTGTTTAAATCCGGGTGATAAAATTTTGGGATTTGACTTATCGCATGGCGGTCATTTAACTCATGGTTCGCCTGTTAATTTTTCGGGTAAATTATACAATCCCGTATTTTATGGCGTAGAAGAGGCAACTGGTGTTTTGAATTATGATAAAATTCAAGAAATTGCAACGCGAGAAAAACCTCAAATGATTATTGCGGGTGCCTCGGCATATTCTAGAGATATCGATTTTAAGCGTTTCCGTGAAATTGCAGATAGTGTTGGAGCCCTTTTATTAGGAGATGTTTCGCATCCTGCAGGATTAATTGCAAAAGGTATTTTAAATGACCCTATTCCGTATTGTCATATTGTGACGACGACGACGCATAAAACACTTCGTGGTCCTAGAGGGGGGATGATTTTAATGGGAAAAGATTTTGAAAACCCTTTCGGGCAAAAATTAAAGAACGGAAACCTAAAAATGATGTCTTCTTTATTAGATTCTGGCGTGTTTCCTGGAAATCAAGGTGGACCATTAGAACATATTATAGCTGCAAAAGCAATTGCTTTTGGTGAAGCATTAACCGATGAGTTCATGCATTACATGTTACAGGTAAAGAAAAATGCTGAAGCCATGGCAAATGCTTTTGTTGAAAAAGGGTATAAAATTATTTCTGGAGGTACAGATAACCATATGATGCTTATAGATTTAAGAAATAAAAAAATTACGGGAAAAGAAGCAGAGCAGGCTTTAGTAAAAGCAGATATTACGGTTAATAAAAACATGGTCCCTTTTGATGATAAATCACCATTTGTTACCTCTGGAATAAGAGTTGGAACGGCAGCAATTACAACACGCGGATTAAAAGAGCATGATATGCAAGGAATTGTTGATCTCATCGACGAAGTTATTACTAACCATGATAATAGTGATGTGTTAGAATCTGTTGCTGTTAAAGTTAACGCAATGATGAGTAATTTACCTCTATTCAACGGGTAA
- the fahA gene encoding fumarylacetoacetase has protein sequence MPITANNPDRKSWLHVDKYSDFPIQNIPFGVFLTRDDIITIGTRIGDTAIDLGALHQLGYFDGIPLTDDIFLQDTLNDFIADGRKTWRLVRNRIAQIFDEDNKTLQSNKKHKEVVLFRLDEIEMQLPVQIGDYTDFYSSIEHATNVGTMFRDPENALLPNWLHIPVGYHGRSSSIIPSGIPVHRPQGQTLPADATEPVFGPSKLVDFELEMAFITTDANDIGEPIPIEEAEEYIFGLVLFNDWSARDIQKWEYVPLGPFLAKNFASCISPWIVTLDALEPYRVAGPKPLKKQLDYLQQKGKKSFDINLEVAIQPKKAKETIVSRSNFKYMYWSMAQQLTHHTVNGCPVNSGDMMGSGTISGATPDSYGSMLELTWRGEKPLKMADGTERKFINDNDTVIMRGYCEKDGTRIGFGEVSTKLLPIFNPKKVK, from the coding sequence ATGCCTATAACTGCAAATAATCCAGATAGAAAATCGTGGCTACACGTCGATAAATACTCAGATTTCCCAATTCAAAACATTCCTTTTGGTGTTTTTTTAACACGAGATGACATTATAACTATTGGAACAAGAATTGGGGATACCGCTATAGATCTAGGTGCTTTACACCAGTTAGGCTATTTTGACGGCATCCCATTAACAGATGATATTTTTCTTCAAGACACGCTTAACGATTTCATTGCAGACGGTCGTAAAACTTGGCGCTTAGTGCGTAATCGTATTGCACAAATCTTTGATGAAGACAATAAAACCTTACAAAGTAACAAAAAACATAAAGAAGTCGTTTTATTTCGTTTAGATGAAATAGAAATGCAATTGCCTGTTCAAATTGGTGATTATACAGATTTTTATTCGAGTATAGAGCATGCTACTAATGTAGGAACCATGTTTAGAGATCCTGAAAATGCATTGCTTCCAAATTGGCTGCATATACCTGTGGGGTACCACGGTAGAAGTTCGTCTATTATTCCTTCTGGTATCCCAGTGCATAGACCACAAGGTCAAACGCTTCCAGCTGATGCTACAGAACCCGTTTTTGGCCCAAGTAAATTAGTAGATTTTGAATTAGAAATGGCGTTTATTACCACCGATGCTAACGACATAGGTGAACCAATACCTATTGAGGAAGCTGAAGAATACATCTTTGGATTGGTCTTGTTTAACGACTGGAGTGCTAGAGATATTCAAAAATGGGAATACGTACCTTTAGGTCCTTTTTTAGCTAAGAATTTTGCCTCTTGTATCTCACCATGGATTGTAACCTTAGATGCTTTAGAGCCTTATCGCGTTGCCGGACCTAAGCCTTTAAAAAAGCAATTAGACTATCTGCAACAAAAAGGAAAAAAGAGTTTTGACATAAATTTAGAGGTTGCTATTCAGCCTAAAAAAGCCAAGGAAACAATTGTTAGTCGCTCAAACTTTAAATATATGTATTGGTCTATGGCACAGCAATTAACGCATCACACGGTTAACGGTTGTCCTGTAAATTCTGGAGACATGATGGGTAGTGGTACTATTTCGGGTGCTACACCAGATTCTTATGGATCAATGCTCGAATTAACATGGAGGGGTGAAAAACCACTTAAAATGGCCGATGGCACAGAGCGTAAATTTATTAATGACAATGATACTGTTATTATGAGAGGCTACTGCGAAAAAGACGGGACACGTATAGGTTTTGGAGAAGTTTCAACGAAGTTACTACCTATTTTTAATCCTAAAAAAGTCAAATAA
- the ytxJ gene encoding bacillithiol system redox-active protein YtxJ, whose amino-acid sequence MFKKLFGSKEPKEEKILPWKQLTTVDQLKTIEELSKGRTQLIFKHSTRCGISRMVMNQFEAAYDLDLNVDLYYLDLLNYRDVSNESGYKFQVMHQSPQLIVVKNGVVVAHASHGAINELDLERYV is encoded by the coding sequence ATGTTTAAAAAATTGTTTGGTTCCAAAGAGCCAAAAGAGGAAAAAATACTACCGTGGAAACAATTAACAACGGTAGACCAATTAAAAACTATAGAAGAATTATCAAAAGGCAGAACCCAACTTATTTTTAAACATTCTACGCGATGCGGCATTAGCCGGATGGTAATGAATCAATTTGAGGCGGCCTATGATTTAGATTTAAACGTAGACCTCTATTATTTAGATTTATTAAATTACAGGGACGTTTCTAACGAAAGTGGCTATAAATTTCAGGTCATGCATCAATCACCACAACTTATTGTTGTTAAAAATGGAGTAGTGGTGGCACATGCTAGTCATGGAGCTATAAATGAGTTGGATTTGGAACGGTATGTTTAG
- the clpB gene encoding ATP-dependent chaperone ClpB — protein sequence MNFNNYTIKSQEAIQRAQQIAQGFGHQQIENEHLFKAIFEIDENVLPFLLKKMNVNIPMLQQILDKQIESFPKVSGGEIMISRDTGTTLNEASSFAKKMDDEYVSIEHLLLAIFKSKSKIAQVLKDQGVTEKGLKASIDELRQGDRVTSQSQEETYNSLNKYAKNLNQLAKDGKLDPVIGRDEEIRRILQILSRRTKNNPILVGEPGTGKTAIAEGLAHRIVDGDIPENLVDKQIFALDMGALIAGAKFKGEFEERLKAVIKEVTNSDGDIVLFIDEIHTLVGAGGGQGAMDAANILKPALARGELRAIGATTLDEYQKYFEKDKALERRFQKVMVNEPDTESAISILRGIKEKYETHHKVRIKDEAIIGAVELSQRYITNRFLPDKAIDLMDEAASKLRMEINSKPEELDVLDRKVMQLEIEIEAIKREKDETKLKSLRNDLANLKEERNEINAKWKSEKEVVDNIQNKKSAIEDFKIEAEKAERDGDYGKVAELRYGKIKEAQEALEKLQKNLQENQSESSLIKEEVTYEDIAEVVAKWTGIPVTKMLQSDREKLLKLEAQLHKRVVGQEEAIVAVSDAVRRSRAGLQNPQKPIGTFLFLGTTGVGKTELAKALAEYLFDDESALTRIDMSEYQERHAVSRLVGAPPGYVGYEEGGQLTEAVRRKPYSVVLLDEIEKAHPDTFNILLQVLDEGHLTDNKGRVADFKNTIIIMTSNMGSQIIQERFDAIKDIETAMEAAKVDVLGLLKQTVRPEFLNRIDDTILFTPLTKENIKEIVGLQLKGITKMIAQQGITFDATPEAINYLAEKGYHPEYGARPVKRVIQKEVLNQLSKEILSGKVSTDSIILLDAFDNQLVFRNQGDMVTEKLEES from the coding sequence ATGAATTTTAATAACTATACAATTAAATCACAGGAAGCCATACAACGCGCACAACAGATTGCGCAAGGCTTTGGGCATCAGCAAATAGAAAATGAGCATCTTTTTAAAGCTATTTTTGAAATTGATGAAAACGTATTACCATTCCTTCTAAAAAAAATGAATGTTAATATTCCGATGCTACAACAAATTTTAGACAAACAAATAGAAAGCTTCCCTAAGGTTTCTGGTGGAGAGATTATGATTTCTCGTGACACAGGAACAACTTTAAACGAAGCCTCCAGTTTTGCTAAAAAGATGGATGATGAATATGTTTCTATTGAACATTTACTATTAGCTATTTTCAAATCTAAAAGTAAAATTGCTCAGGTATTAAAAGACCAAGGTGTCACTGAAAAAGGCTTAAAAGCATCAATAGACGAGTTAAGACAAGGGGATCGTGTAACTTCACAAAGCCAAGAAGAAACGTACAATTCGCTTAATAAATATGCAAAGAATTTAAATCAATTAGCTAAAGATGGCAAGTTAGACCCTGTTATAGGTCGCGATGAGGAAATTAGAAGAATTCTTCAAATTTTATCACGTAGAACAAAAAACAATCCTATTTTGGTAGGAGAACCAGGTACTGGAAAAACAGCTATTGCTGAAGGTTTAGCACATAGAATTGTAGATGGTGATATTCCAGAAAACTTAGTAGATAAACAAATTTTCGCACTCGACATGGGCGCTTTAATTGCAGGCGCAAAATTTAAAGGTGAATTTGAAGAACGCCTAAAAGCAGTCATTAAAGAGGTGACTAATAGTGATGGGGACATCGTACTATTTATTGATGAAATTCACACATTAGTTGGTGCTGGTGGCGGACAAGGCGCCATGGATGCTGCAAATATTTTAAAACCAGCACTAGCCAGAGGAGAATTACGTGCCATTGGAGCAACAACATTAGATGAATACCAAAAATACTTTGAAAAAGATAAAGCTCTTGAGCGTCGTTTTCAAAAAGTAATGGTAAATGAACCAGATACAGAAAGTGCTATTTCTATTCTTCGTGGTATTAAAGAAAAGTATGAAACACACCACAAAGTTCGTATTAAAGACGAAGCAATTATTGGCGCCGTAGAATTATCTCAACGTTATATTACCAATCGTTTTTTACCAGATAAAGCGATTGATTTAATGGATGAAGCTGCTTCTAAATTACGTATGGAAATCAATTCTAAACCAGAAGAGCTTGACGTCTTAGATCGTAAGGTCATGCAGCTTGAAATTGAAATTGAAGCAATCAAGCGTGAAAAAGATGAAACGAAATTAAAAAGCCTTCGTAATGATTTGGCAAATTTAAAAGAAGAGCGAAACGAAATAAATGCGAAATGGAAAAGCGAGAAAGAAGTAGTCGATAACATTCAGAATAAAAAGTCTGCTATTGAGGACTTTAAAATAGAAGCCGAAAAAGCAGAGCGTGATGGTGATTATGGTAAAGTAGCAGAATTACGTTATGGCAAGATTAAAGAAGCCCAAGAAGCATTAGAAAAACTGCAGAAAAACCTACAGGAAAATCAGTCTGAAAGCTCTTTAATTAAAGAAGAAGTAACCTATGAGGACATTGCAGAGGTCGTTGCAAAATGGACCGGCATCCCAGTGACCAAAATGTTACAAAGTGACCGTGAAAAACTTTTAAAATTAGAAGCGCAGCTACACAAGCGTGTTGTTGGGCAAGAAGAAGCTATTGTTGCGGTGAGTGATGCTGTACGGCGTTCTAGAGCCGGTTTACAAAACCCTCAAAAACCCATTGGCACCTTTCTGTTTTTAGGAACTACAGGCGTTGGTAAAACCGAATTAGCGAAAGCATTGGCTGAATATCTTTTTGACGATGAAAGCGCGTTAACCAGAATCGACATGAGTGAATACCAAGAACGTCATGCTGTAAGTAGATTGGTAGGCGCGCCTCCAGGATATGTTGGCTATGAAGAAGGTGGGCAATTAACTGAGGCTGTTAGGAGAAAACCCTATTCAGTAGTCTTATTAGATGAAATTGAAAAAGCACATCCAGATACTTTCAATATCTTATTGCAAGTATTAGATGAAGGCCATTTAACAGATAATAAAGGACGTGTTGCCGATTTTAAAAACACCATCATTATTATGACTTCAAACATGGGGAGTCAAATTATCCAAGAGCGTTTTGACGCCATAAAAGATATTGAAACCGCCATGGAAGCGGCTAAAGTAGATGTTTTAGGACTGTTAAAACAAACGGTGAGACCTGAGTTTTTAAATAGAATAGATGATACTATTTTGTTCACCCCTTTAACAAAGGAAAACATCAAAGAGATTGTTGGCTTGCAGTTAAAAGGTATTACTAAAATGATTGCACAGCAAGGCATCACTTTTGATGCTACTCCAGAAGCCATAAATTATTTGGCAGAAAAAGGATACCATCCAGAATATGGTGCAAGACCTGTAAAAAGAGTGATCCAAAAAGAAGTTTTGAATCAGTTGAGTAAAGAAATTTTATCTGGAAAAGTCAGTACAGATAGTATTATTCTATTGGATGCGTTTGACAACCAATTAGTCTTTAGAAATCAAGGAGATATGGTCACCGAAAAATTAGAAGAATCATAA